TGATAAGCTCGAACAAGCAAATCTGCCGATGCTTTACTTGCAGAATAAGGGCTGTTTGGTGATAATGATGTTTGTTCGGTAAAATACCCTGTTTCTCCAAGTGAACCATATACCTCATCAGTAGATACCTGTAAATACTTATTAACGCCATACTTTTTTGCTGCATCCAATAAAACCTGTGTACCTAAAACATTAGTTTTTAAAAATATACCTGGATCTTCTATACTTCTGTCAACATGAGACTCTGCAGCAAAGTTTACAACATAATCTATGCCATCCGAAAATATTTTTCCAACTATCTCCCTGTCTGTTATATCGCCTTTAACAAATACATAATTAGAGTTATTTTCTACATCTTTTAAGTTTTCAAGATTTCCTGCATATGTAAGTTTATCAAGATTTATTACTTTATAATCTTTATGTTCTTTAAGCATGTATTTTATAAAATTACTTCCTATGAACCCTGCTCCACCTGTTACCAATACCTTCATCTTAACACCTCACCTGTTTTTTGTAGTCCAATCAAACCCTATTACCGGATCATCCCATGGTATCCTATATTCATCAGGATTTTTAGGATTATATGACATTGTAGTAAAATAAGTTATTATTACAGGTTCATTTCCCAAAACTCTATATCCATGTGCAACACCTGCAGGTATTAATAATAAAATTGAATTATGCTCACCCATATAAAATACATTTGTCATACCTTTTGTAGGCGAATCATCTCTCATATCATGCAGTACAACCTGTGCATTGCCTTTTGGGAAAAACCACAAATCATCCTGTAATTTGTGGTAGTGAAATGCCTTTATTACACCAGGATATGTAAGAGACATAGAAGCCTGTCCAAATTTTTTTAAGAGGTTATCATCATCTCTCAATATCTCCATGAAAAAGCCTCTATCATCAACATGCTTTATAAGTTTTTTTACTTCTACCCCTTGTATTAATTCTTCCATTATTGATCCTCCATTTCTTTTGTAGCTGCTGCATATTCTAAAGCGTCATTAAAATTAAGCTCTATATTATACGATAATTCATTCGCTCTTTTTAATGATTCAAACGTACCCGCATCTGTCCATGAACCCTCGAGTATATCATACGTTAACGTACCATCTTTTATATATGCATTATTTACATCTGTTATTTCAAGCTCTCCTCTTCCAGATGGTTTCAGTTTTTTTATTATGTCAAAAACTCTGCTGTCATACATGTATATCCCTGTTACACAATAATTGCTTTTTGGATTTTTAGGCTTTTCTTCAATTGATATTATTTTATCTCCCTTTAATTCTGCGACGCCAAATCTCTCTGGATCCAGAACTTCTTTTAATAAAACTTTTGCACCTTTTTCTTGTTTTTTAAAGCTTGACACAAATGAATTGATATTATCTTCAAATATGTTGTCACCAAGTATTACAACACATTTATCGCCATTTACAAAATGCTCGGCTAATCCCAAAGCTTGCGCGATACCACCAGGCTGATCCTGAATTTTATATGTAAATTCTACACCGAGC
This DNA window, taken from Thermoanaerobacterium sp. PSU-2, encodes the following:
- a CDS encoding sugar phosphate nucleotidyltransferase; translated protein: MKGVILAGGTGSRLFPLTKVTNKHLLPVGKYPMIYYPIYRLIEAGITEILIVTGKEHMGSVVNLLGSGYELGVEFTYKIQDQPGGIAQALGLAEHFVNGDKCVVILGDNIFEDNINSFVSSFKKQEKGAKVLLKEVLDPERFGVAELKGDKIISIEEKPKNPKSNYCVTGIYMYDSRVFDIIKKLKPSGRGELEITDVNNAYIKDGTLTYDILEGSWTDAGTFESLKRANELSYNIELNFNDALEYAAATKEMEDQ
- a CDS encoding dTDP-4-dehydrorhamnose 3,5-epimerase family protein, producing MEELIQGVEVKKLIKHVDDRGFFMEILRDDDNLLKKFGQASMSLTYPGVIKAFHYHKLQDDLWFFPKGNAQVVLHDMRDDSPTKGMTNVFYMGEHNSILLLIPAGVAHGYRVLGNEPVIITYFTTMSYNPKNPDEYRIPWDDPVIGFDWTTKNR